One stretch of Microbacterium terrae DNA includes these proteins:
- a CDS encoding ATP-binding cassette domain-containing protein has translation MTLRPGPLRAAAFLAAGFVVVRVAYRVLFHGADGSGAVLLPLPAVRLPAPFAHVVMFGPVTVDGLAAAAASAVPIAATILAFGVLSALVDLPRLIVRVSARGPFSGLGRALAIAWTTLPALADAARAVRFAQRLRGERAGVRMLSPLLERTLERAAAVAATLEVRGFAGRGLDGDCATAVDARDVVLGFGTAPPRPPHRVAGADGASARSRDGEASPEGSGGVPVGFGLAVERMALAPGTLTLLTGPTGSGKSTLLRALAGLHSHVDGGWIAGGLAVVGHDRRAVPPRDLAQRVGVVPQHPRDGFATEHARDEIALAPALRGVAPVIVAARVTEVAERVGIMSLLDRPTRGLSAGESTLVAIAAAIVEHPILLLIDEPLADLESDARDRIVALLDALAHDAGICVVVAEHRTAALLAVADEHLRIADGTVRPDGVTAADEHPPIPDGTVRPAAPAADAPTTHHSRAAEGTTAHPAAALPSGDDAPRSALRAESLTVRHRDLVAVDAVSIELDAGEFVVLVGPNGAGKSSLLAALALDSGIEADGRVALVPDNSDDLFVHNTVAAECARADRRARRASRGSSPLGRPGSTADRFAGFLGLDPAGPAAAGRLSRHPRDLSVGERRLLALSVQLAGDPAVVLVDEPTRGLDPVARASVLAALRSLPAAGVAVLVASHEPDVAAGADRVLVMRAGTLSSAQHHPVSPGPRDETPRISALNSSTRRDSVPAAPGEVEFLPPRPAPPARPEGITLRAAALRPRAAAPLALAAANLVALAAFTWPLVATAVPDQAEAAVPVAALALIPLAVLVVVATLDGRVRSAHMLALLGTLAAIGAAVRIASTGVGGVEAVFILLILAGRAFGARFGMLLGMAAIALSTLVTGTFGPWTPFQMFACAWVGAGAGLLPRGIRGRAEIAMLCVYGVVSSYLFGLLMNLWFWPFAVGYGTGISYDGDAPVGVNLASFLLYSLVSSTLSWDTLRAITSVIGIVVVGRPVLAALRRSKPLAASVTEPPVRRMPHRSHTTAATSP, from the coding sequence ATGACCCTGCGGCCCGGACCCCTGCGCGCCGCGGCGTTCCTCGCCGCCGGCTTCGTCGTGGTCCGGGTCGCGTACCGCGTGCTGTTCCACGGCGCCGACGGGTCGGGTGCGGTTCTGCTGCCGCTGCCCGCGGTGCGCCTGCCGGCGCCGTTCGCGCACGTCGTGATGTTCGGGCCGGTGACGGTCGACGGGCTCGCAGCCGCAGCCGCGAGCGCAGTGCCCATCGCGGCGACGATTCTCGCGTTCGGCGTGCTGAGCGCCCTGGTCGACCTACCGCGCCTCATCGTGCGGGTGTCGGCGCGCGGCCCCTTCAGCGGCCTCGGCCGAGCCCTCGCGATCGCGTGGACGACGCTGCCGGCCCTCGCCGACGCGGCACGGGCGGTGCGGTTCGCGCAGCGGCTGCGCGGCGAGCGCGCCGGAGTGCGGATGCTGTCGCCCCTGCTCGAACGCACCCTGGAGCGCGCCGCCGCGGTGGCGGCGACCCTCGAGGTGCGCGGATTCGCCGGCCGCGGGCTCGACGGCGACTGCGCGACCGCCGTCGATGCGCGCGACGTGGTGCTGGGGTTCGGCACCGCTCCTCCCCGTCCGCCGCACCGGGTCGCGGGCGCGGACGGCGCATCGGCGCGGTCCCGGGACGGGGAAGCGTCGCCTGAGGGGTCGGGCGGGGTCCCAGTCGGGTTCGGCCTGGCGGTCGAACGGATGGCCCTCGCGCCGGGAACGCTGACCCTCCTCACGGGCCCCACGGGATCGGGCAAGTCCACGCTGCTGCGGGCGCTGGCGGGTCTGCACTCCCATGTCGACGGCGGCTGGATCGCCGGCGGTCTCGCCGTCGTCGGGCACGACCGGCGCGCCGTGCCCCCGCGCGACCTCGCACAGCGGGTCGGCGTCGTGCCGCAGCATCCGCGCGACGGGTTCGCCACCGAGCACGCGCGCGACGAGATCGCGCTCGCGCCGGCCCTGCGCGGCGTCGCTCCCGTGATCGTCGCGGCCCGCGTCACCGAGGTCGCCGAGCGGGTCGGGATCATGTCGCTCCTCGACAGACCCACCCGCGGTCTGTCGGCAGGCGAGTCGACCCTGGTCGCCATCGCCGCAGCGATCGTCGAGCATCCGATCCTCCTGCTGATCGATGAGCCGCTCGCCGACCTCGAATCCGACGCCCGCGACCGCATCGTCGCACTGCTCGACGCCCTGGCGCACGATGCCGGCATCTGCGTGGTGGTGGCCGAGCACCGCACCGCCGCGCTCCTCGCCGTGGCCGACGAGCACCTGCGGATCGCGGACGGAACGGTCCGACCCGACGGGGTCACCGCGGCCGACGAACACCCGCCGATCCCGGACGGGACGGTCCGCCCGGCTGCGCCAGCGGCGGATGCCCCGACCACCCACCACTCACGCGCAGCCGAAGGCACGACCGCCCACCCGGCGGCGGCCCTCCCGTCGGGCGACGACGCACCGCGGTCCGCACTGCGCGCGGAGTCGCTGACGGTGCGACACCGCGACCTCGTCGCCGTCGATGCGGTGTCGATCGAGTTGGACGCCGGCGAGTTCGTCGTCCTCGTCGGCCCCAACGGCGCGGGGAAGTCGAGCCTGCTCGCCGCCCTCGCACTGGACTCGGGCATCGAGGCGGACGGCCGCGTCGCCCTGGTGCCCGACAACTCCGACGACCTGTTCGTCCACAACACGGTCGCCGCCGAGTGCGCCCGCGCCGACAGACGGGCGCGCCGGGCGTCGCGCGGCTCGAGTCCCCTCGGCCGCCCGGGCTCGACCGCCGACCGATTCGCCGGGTTCCTGGGGCTCGATCCGGCGGGCCCGGCGGCCGCGGGGCGGCTCTCGCGGCATCCGCGCGACCTCTCCGTCGGCGAGCGCCGGCTGCTCGCCCTGTCGGTGCAGCTCGCAGGCGACCCGGCCGTCGTTCTCGTCGACGAGCCCACGCGCGGGCTCGATCCGGTCGCCCGCGCCTCGGTGCTCGCGGCGCTGCGGTCGCTGCCGGCCGCGGGCGTCGCCGTGCTGGTCGCGTCGCACGAGCCCGACGTCGCCGCCGGCGCAGACCGCGTGCTCGTGATGCGCGCGGGAACCCTCTCCTCCGCGCAGCATCATCCGGTCTCGCCCGGACCCCGTGACGAAACTCCACGGATCTCGGCCCTGAACAGCTCGACACGCCGCGATTCGGTGCCTGCCGCCCCCGGAGAGGTGGAGTTTCTGCCACCGCGGCCCGCGCCCCCGGCGCGGCCGGAGGGCATCACCCTCCGCGCCGCAGCGCTGCGGCCCCGCGCCGCAGCGCCGCTGGCGCTCGCAGCGGCGAACCTCGTCGCCCTCGCCGCGTTCACCTGGCCGCTCGTGGCGACGGCGGTGCCCGATCAGGCCGAGGCCGCGGTGCCGGTCGCCGCCCTCGCGCTGATCCCGCTCGCCGTGCTCGTCGTGGTGGCGACCCTCGACGGCCGCGTGCGGTCGGCGCACATGCTGGCGCTGCTCGGCACGCTCGCCGCGATCGGGGCAGCCGTGCGCATCGCGAGCACGGGCGTCGGCGGGGTCGAGGCCGTGTTCATCCTGCTGATCCTCGCGGGCCGCGCCTTCGGCGCACGGTTCGGGATGCTGCTCGGCATGGCCGCGATCGCCCTGTCGACGCTGGTCACCGGCACGTTCGGGCCGTGGACCCCGTTCCAGATGTTCGCGTGCGCGTGGGTGGGGGCCGGCGCGGGTCTCCTCCCCCGCGGCATCCGCGGGCGGGCCGAGATCGCGATGCTCTGCGTCTACGGAGTCGTGTCGTCGTACCTGTTCGGCCTGCTCATGAACCTGTGGTTCTGGCCGTTCGCGGTCGGATACGGCACGGGCATCTCGTACGACGGAGACGCCCCGGTCGGTGTGAACCTCGCGAGCTTCCTGCTGTACTCGCTGGTCTCGTCGACCCTCAGCTGGGACACCCTGCGCGCGATCACCTCGGTGATCGGCATCGTCGTCGTCGGGCGCCCGGTGCTCGCCGCGCTCCGGCGCTCGAAGCCGCTCGCCGCGTCGGTGACCGAACCGCCCGTGCGACGGATGCCGCATCGGTCGCACACCACCGCTGCCACCTCGCCCTGA
- a CDS encoding 1,4-dihydroxy-2-naphthoyl-CoA synthase, whose amino-acid sequence MSVSDIFDENEWMPAAGAPDGGYTDITAHVSHDGRIARIAFDRPEVRNAFRPHTVDELYRALDIARQDPRIGVVLLTGNGPSPKDGGWAFCSGGDQRIRGRDGYTYAADDAAAPDPARAGRLHILEVQRLIRFMPKVVIAVIPGWAAGGGHSLHVVCDMSIASAEHGRFKQTDADVGSFDAGYGSAYFARQIGQKFAREVFFLAEEYSAQRAYEMGAVNRVVPHADLEREALSMARTILTKSPTAIRMLKFAFNAVDDGLVGQQVFAGEATRLAYGTDEAVEGRDSFLEKRDPDWSPYPWQY is encoded by the coding sequence GTGAGTGTTTCCGACATCTTCGACGAGAACGAATGGATGCCGGCAGCCGGCGCCCCCGACGGCGGGTACACCGACATCACCGCGCACGTCTCGCACGACGGCCGCATCGCTCGCATCGCGTTCGATCGACCCGAGGTGCGCAACGCCTTCCGGCCGCACACTGTCGACGAGCTCTACCGCGCCCTCGACATCGCGCGCCAGGACCCGCGCATCGGGGTCGTGCTGCTCACCGGCAACGGCCCGAGCCCGAAGGACGGCGGCTGGGCGTTCTGCTCGGGGGGCGACCAGCGCATCCGCGGCCGTGACGGCTACACCTACGCCGCCGACGACGCCGCAGCCCCCGACCCGGCCCGCGCCGGCCGACTGCACATCCTCGAGGTGCAGCGCCTCATCCGCTTCATGCCCAAGGTCGTCATCGCGGTGATCCCGGGATGGGCCGCCGGGGGCGGCCACTCGCTGCACGTCGTGTGCGACATGTCGATCGCGAGCGCCGAGCACGGTCGGTTCAAGCAGACCGACGCCGACGTCGGCTCGTTCGACGCGGGGTACGGCTCGGCCTACTTCGCGCGTCAGATCGGCCAGAAGTTCGCACGCGAGGTGTTCTTCCTCGCCGAGGAGTACTCGGCCCAGCGCGCGTACGAGATGGGGGCGGTGAACCGCGTCGTACCGCACGCCGATCTCGAGCGCGAGGCGCTGTCGATGGCCCGCACGATCCTGACGAAGAGCCCGACCGCGATCCGCATGCTGAAGTTCGCGTTCAACGCGGTCGACGACGGTCTCGTCGGACAGCAGGTCTTCGCCGGAGAGGCCACACGGCTCGCGTACGGCACCGACGAGGCGGTCGAGGGCCGCGACTCGTTCCTCGAGAAGCGCGATCCCGACTGGTCGCCCTACCCGTGGCAGTACTGA